From one Diachasmimorpha longicaudata isolate KC_UGA_2023 chromosome 8, iyDiaLong2, whole genome shotgun sequence genomic stretch:
- the LOC135165382 gene encoding protein NDRG3 isoform X5 translates to MPAGIGASYRSLGDLGEDVYKSTTIVEQTQTTSQSVLETVKKAFSFASPKVELRKKDPLIGDKRESISIVTRERTKMPTAATTAEESALLGTMPSDSMDDIELKNIQLQFPALRYLTRDDGSVREERIETDKGTILVAVQGNRAKPAILTYHDLGLNYISSFQAFFNYIDMRVLLENFCVYHVNAPGQEEGAPMLPEDYVYPTMDELAEQLLFVLGHYGLKTVIGFGVGAGANILARFALAHPEKVNALCLINCVSTVAGWIEWGYQKLNVRHLRSQGMTQGVLDYLMWHHFGRGTEERNHDLVQVYTNYFERRVNPTNLALFIDSYVRRTDLNITRELDPTRKKDGSTLGVPVINITGSLSPHVDDTVTLNGRLDPTNSSWMKISDCGMVLEEQPGKVSEAFRLFLQGEGYEYTQSCTRHQNEYQYTLNKLPPLKLIKRNNNPDEFNEYEI, encoded by the exons ATGCCAGCTGGTATCGGCGCTTCGTACAGATCATTGGGCGACCTTGGCGAAGATGTTTACAAAAGTACAACGATCGTTGAACAAACCCAAACGACATCCCAGAGTGTTCTGGAGACTGTCAAAAAAGCATTTAGCTTTGCATCACCAAAAGTAGAGCTCAGGAAGAAAGATCCACTCATTGGTGACAAGAGGGAGAGTATCTCCATCGTAACGAG GGAAAGAACCAAGATGCCGACTGCAGCGACTACTGCTGAGGAATCAGCACTTCTTGG CACGATGCCATCTGACAGCATGGACGACATCGAGCTGAAGAACATTCAGCTACAATTTCCAGCACTGAGATATTTGACGAGGGATGATGGCTCTGTCAGAGAGGAGAGAATTGAGACAGATAAGGGTACAATACTGGTTGCTGTACAAGGAAACCGTGCAAAACCTGCCATTCTCACTTATCACGATCTAGGCCTTAAct ACATCTCGAGCTTCCAGGCATTCTTCAACTACATCGACATGCGAGTACTCCTCGAAAATTTCTGCGTCTATCACGTGAATGCACCAGGTCAAGAGGAGGGAGCACCAATGCTACCAGAAGA TTACGTGTACCCAACGATGGATGAGCTTGCTGAACAACTACTATTTGTGCTTGGACATTATGGATTGAAAACGGTGATTGGTTTTGGCGTGGGCGCCGGTGCTAATATCCTGGCGAGATTTGCCCTGGCTCATCCGGAGAAGGTTAATGCACTGTGTTTAATAAATTGCGTATCAACGGTTGCTGGTTGGATCGAGTGGGGTTATCAGAAGCTCAATGTACGTCATCTTCGATCACAAGGAATGACACAGGGCGTTCTGGACTACCTCATGTGGCATCACTTTGGACGG GGAACCGAGGAGAGAAATCATGATCTCGTTCAAGTTTATACTAATTATTTTGAACGCCGAGTGAATCCAACGAATCTAGCTCTATTCATCGACAGTTACGTACGGCGCACTGATTTGAATATTACACGTGAATTGGATCCAACACGCAAAAAGGATGGCAGCACACTTGGTGTACCTGTGATAAATATAACTGGATCCTTGAGCCCTCACGTTGATGATACTGTTACGTTAAATGGACGACTTGATCCTACCAACAGTTCGTGGATGAAG atATCAGACTGTGGGATGGTACTGGAAGAGCAGCCGGGAAAAGTAAGCGAGGCCTTCCGACTGTTTCTTCAGGGTGAAGGATATG AATACACACAATCCTGCACTCGACACCAAAATGAGTATCAATACACGTTGAATAAGCTTCCACCACTTAAACTGATAAAAAGGAATAATAATCCTGATGAATTTAATGAGTACGAGATATAA